The following proteins are encoded in a genomic region of Rattus rattus isolate New Zealand chromosome 2, Rrattus_CSIRO_v1, whole genome shotgun sequence:
- the LOC116894234 gene encoding ferritin light chain 1-like produces the protein MTSQIRQNYSTEVEAAVNRLVNLHLRASYTYLSLGFFFDRDDVALEGVGHFCELAEEKNLNQALLDLHALGSARMDPHLCDFLESHFLDKEVKLIKKMGNHLTNLRRVAGPQPAQTGVAQASLGEYLFECLTLKHD, from the coding sequence ATGACCTCTCAGATTCGTCAGAATTATTCCACCGAAGTGGAAGCTGCCGTGAACCGCCTGGTCAACTTGCACCTGCGGGCCTCCTACACCTacctctctctgggcttctttttTGATCGGGATGACGTGGCTTTGGAAGGCGTAGGCCACTTCTGCGAATTGGCCGAGGAGAAGAACCTGAACCAGGCCCTCTTGGATCTGCACGCCCTGGGCTCTGCCCGCATGGACCCTCACCTCTGTGACTTCTTGGAAAGCCACTTCCTGGATAAGGAGGTGAAGCTCATCAAGAAGATGGGCAACCACCTGACCAACCTCCGTAGGGTGGCAGGGCCACAACCAGCGCAGACTGGCGTGGCCCAGGCATCTCTGGGCGAGTATCTCTTTGAGTGCCTCACTCTGAAGCACGACTAG